CGTGCCGCCGACCAGGATGTCGGGGGCCGGCACAGTGCCGGCGCGAACCTGGTGGGCGATCGAGGTCATGTCGCCCAGGTTGGGCACGCGCGGATAGTGGTGGGCGAGCACGGCGCTCGGGAACGGTTCGATCTCGGCGAACCACGCGGCTTCGAGGCCGAGCGGCTGCCATGCCAGGCTCACTGCCTCGATGCCGCTGCACACACTGCCGTACAGCAGCGGCGCGCAAGGTTGAGGGTGCATGTCGTCTCTCCTGTTCGTGTGGCCCAGGCCAATGGCCGGACCGGGACGTTGATGGGCAGGAGAAAGGCGCCGAAGGCCCTGCGGCCTTCGGCTCGGGAGGAAAGAGGAACCACCCGTGGGCTGATTGGCAGGCCCGGTCGTCGCTAGAACCGTCTGCTCTCAGCAATCACACCCGACCCATGTCGTGGCTGGGGCCGGCATCGTCTGGCGCACATCCGCGCACAAAGGGAGCCCGTTTTTGCACCGGCGGGCACCGGCACCGATTACCGCTGACCACGAAGGGTCTCCCGGTGGCTCGTGTAGGCTGGCAAGCCACCGGGAGACCCTTCGCAGAGGGCGGAAGAAACGCAGATCAACAGAACGCGCGTGGTGCGGCTCGCGGAGAAGCTACCTTCAGGTCCCGCGGCCGGGGACGGCCAGGCGGGACGCGCACACGGATCAAGAAGGCGTTGCGCGCTGGGCGTCCCGCAGGGCATGCGGGACACGGGCCACGCCGCCGAAGGCGGGCACGGCTCACGGGGAACGGGGTCGGTCAGGAGCCTTTGCGGCCGCTACGGCGCGGGCGCGAGGCGCCGCGCTTGGAGCTGCCGGATTCGACCGGCAGCGTGCCTTTGCAGTCCGGGTAGCGGCTGCATGACCAGAACGGGCCGCTCTTGCCGCTGCGCTGGCGCGTGGGTGCGCCGCACTGCGGGCATGCCGGCCCTTGGGGAACCTTGATGGACAGGGACGCGCTGCCGTACTGCGCGATCAATTGCGAAATCCATGCGGCCTGCTTGCCGATGAACACGTCCAAGGTGAGCTGGCCGGCTTCGATCATGTCGAGCGCCTGTTCCCAGATGGCGGTGGTGCCAGGGTCGGCAATCGCCGCAGGCACGGCATCGATCAAGGTGAAAGCCGCGTCCGAGGCGCGGATGGCGCGCCCCTTCTTCACAAGGTAGCCGCGGGCGATCAGGCCGCCGATGATGTTGGCCCGCGTCGCTTCGGTGCCGATGCCAACCGTATCCTTGAGCTTCTGCTTCAGGCGGGGATCGGACACCAGCTTGGCGACGCCTTTCATGGACTTGACCAACTCGCCTTGCGTGTACGGTTTGGGCGGCAGCGTCTTGAGTGCCTTCAGATCGAGGTCGGCCACCTGGCATGCCAGGCCCTCGCGCAGCGCCGGTAGCACCTGGGCGCGGGCCGCAGTGTCGCTCTCGCCATCAGCGTCGTCGGTCTGCGGCTCGGTCAGTACCTGGCGCCAGCCCGGGATGACAACCTGCTTGCCGGTAGCCGCCAGATTCTGCCCGCCGCATGACAGCTTGGCCACGGTGCGGTCGAACTCGTGGTGAGGGAGGAACTGCGCCAGGTAATGCGACCGGATGAGCCTGTACACGGCCAGTTCCTTGTCACTCATGGCGGAGAGGTTCGCCGGTTCAAGCGTCGGAATGATGCCGTGGTGGGCCGTGACCTTGCCATCGTTCCAGGCGCGCGAGCGCTGCGAACGGTCGAGCTGGCCCATGATCGGGTGCAGCGAGGGATCGGTTTTGAGCAGGCTGTCGAGAACGGTGGGCACTTCGGCAAACATGCTCTCGGGCAGATAGCCGGAATCCGAGCGCGGGTACGTCGTGGCCTTATGCGTCTCGTACAGGGCTTGGGCGATCTCCAAGGTTTCCTGCACGTCCAGCCCAAGTTGCTTGGAACACACTTCCTGCAAGGTGCCCAGGTCGAACGGCAGCGGCGGGCCTTCGCGCACGCGCTCGGTCTCGACCGATACGACCTGGGCGCTGCCGGCGGCGCGGATCTGCTGCATGGCCTGCTGTGCGACCGGCTGCTGCAGGCAGTGGCCTGCGTCGTCGGTGCAGGCATCGGGTGGCACCCATTGCGCGTTGAAAGCCTGGACACCTGCGGACAGGGACACGACGATGGCCCAGTACGGCACGGACACGAAGGCTGCGATCTCGCGGTCGCGGTCCACGACGAGCTTGAGCGTCGGGGTCTGGACGCGGCCGACTGACAGCACGCCGTCGTAGCCGGCCTGCCGCCCCAGCACCGTGAACAACCTACTGAGGTTCATGCCCACCAGCCAATCCGCACGAGATCGCGCCAGCGCCGAGTGGTACATCGGCAGCGTCTCGGCCGAGGACCGCAGCTTGCCGAGGGCGGCGCGGATCGACGCATCGTTCAGCGCCGACAACCACAGCCGCTCGATTGGCCCGCGGTAGCCGCACAGGTCGATGATTTCGCGAGCGATCAACTCGCCCTCGCGGTCGGCATCGGTGGCGATGACTAGTTGGGTCGCCTTCGCCAGGAGCGCTTTGACGACCTTGAATTGCGTGGCGGTCTTCGGTTTGACCTCGACCCGCCAATGCTGGGGAATGATGGGCAACTGCTCGATGGACCAGCGCTTCAACTGTTCGTCGTAGGCTTCCGGTGCTGCAGCCTCTACGAGATGGCCGATGCACCAGGTGACCGTGACGCCGGAACCGTTGAGGCAGCCTTCACCGCGTTGCGTGGCGCCAAGAATCCGGCCAATGTCTTTGCCCTGGGAGGGCTTCTCGCACAAGAACAGCCGCATATCCGTCCATCCGATTCCCGTGGTTCATGAGTTGCTGGAATCGAGGATGCCGAGCACCACTGAGGGCAGCAGCAAACAAGCCGCATGCGGTGGCGACCGCTTTCACGGGATGAAATGGCGTGTGCGGGGACGACGCGTGGCCGGAAGTGTGCGGGTCGGGAGCCGCGATTTCCGGGAGCGCGTGGAACTCGGTGGACGTTGGTGGAGCTATCCCCTGGGGATAATTCGCAGCGCATGGAGGGCGGCGAAGCACTGCAGCAGCCGCCCTCCATGTAGGGTCACTTCCTGCGCTTCGTTTCCTTCGGTGCCGCTGGTTCCTGGGTGGCCTGGGGCTTCGGCTCTGCCTCCTGTGGCTTCGGGCTGAGGGTCACGGACTCGATGCGGTACGGCAGGATGCCGACACTGCGCGCGTTGACCTGCCAAGTCTCACGCGGCTGATCTTCGTTGTCCGTCCAGGGGTCGCGCTCCATGCGGCCGACGACCAGCACCCGCATGCCCTTCTGGTAGAGCTGCTGCCAGCGGTCGGCGTCGTGGTGCCAGAGTTCCACCGGCGCCCAGAAGCCGCCGCGGTCCTCGAACTCGCCGCCTTTGGTGGGAACGGGGTTGTCGAAGTACACGTTCAGCCGGAGCAACCGGCGAGGATCGTCGTTGCCGTTGGGGAATTCGCGGTACTCGGGAGGCGAGCCGATGTTGCCCTCGCCGATGAATTGTGTGCTCATGTTGATATCTCCGTGGTGGTTGAAATACCCGTGCCTGGTTGGACTCGGGCGCGTGCTCGGCTGGCTGGCGCAATCACCGATCACGCACTGCGACAGGAACGGACGCGAGCCGGCGCAGGTAGGTGTTGTCCGCCTGCGCGGCCTTGCTGGCGCATTCCTGTGCTTGCCTGCCCAGGGTGTGCAGCAGGCTGATCTGCATGTTCAGCGTGATGCGCTGCAATTCGATTGTGTGCAGGTCGTGCAGCAGGTTGACCGGCGTGCTGGGGCTGGCGATCAGTTGCCGCCACAGGGCCACGCCCATGGCCGATCGATCATGCTTGCGCCAGCGAAGAAAGGCCGTGCCTGCGCCAGTGGTCTGCTGGGCCAGCTCGACGGGAAGCAGGTGGAAGGGATGCCCGCACGCCTGTGGCAGCACCTGTCGCTGCGCCAGGGCAATCAACTCGTCGCGCATGGCGAAGCACTGGCTGGCCCAGGTCTCGAAGTCCCCCTTACCTTTAAAAGGCTTTAAAAGGCCTTTTAGAGAGGCCGCGTGTTCCAGCCGCATGAAGGCTGGCTGTTCCAGACCACGGAAGTAGCGAGGTTCGCGGTTCGGGTCGCTCATGCCTGTTCGTCCTCGCCGGTGCTGGCCTCGGCCGGATCGGCGGCAGTGCCTTCGTCGCTGGGAGGTGCGGCTGCGGAAGCGCTATCACTGCGCTGTTGTAGGCCGCGGCGCACGACGGGCGGCGCAAACTTCGAGCGGCGAGTGCCTTCGAGCACGTCCTGCGGCAGGTCGCCGAACTTCTCCAGCGCCGCCCGCGCTGCGGCGTTCTTGGCCGCGAAGTCGTCGCGGGTGCATCCCGAGTAGCGGTACTGCTGGGCCAGGCTGAACAGGCTGCGCAGCGTGTGGGCACCTTCGTTGAGCCAGCGCTCCAATGTCGAGCGATCGATCAGCGCGGTGTGATGGGCGAGGATCAGCTTGCGGGCGATGTCGTCATAGTCGGCCAGGAGATAGACCGCGGCAAAGCCAAGTTGCGCGTTCACGAACAAGGGGAGCTTCACCGGTTGCACGTTGAGGTTCTCGCCCAGGCTCAACGCCGCAGGCACGCCGGCCAATGCCTGGTCCACCTGCTCGCGCAGCGATTGCAACGTGGTCTTGGCCTGGTCGAGCTTTTCCTCGATGCGCAACATCCACCAGTCGCTGTAGGGGTCGTCCTGCTCCGAGCCGCGCTTCATCTTGTTCATCACGGCGATGTAGCCGTTCAGGCCGACGATGCCGGGTCGCCCTTCGGTGGCGGCGCGGCCATGCCAGATGCGCGAGGCGTGGTGGGTGTGAAGCGTCAGCGACATCGCGCTGCGCAAAGAGCCGAGATTGAGTTGCAAAGGTTCGTTGGTTGCCATGGTGTCCGCTCGCTTGGGAAAAGGAGCGGTCAGGATCGGCATGCAGCGGAAGGCAGTCAGTCAACAAACCGAAATGAACTGGTCCCCGGTTGTCGTGGTGGTGGCGGCCCGCAATGCGAGCTATCCCCAGGGGATAGCTCCATCAAACGCCACAGAGCGCTGCTCGCGCAGATGGTGGGTGCGCTCAGGAACCGGACGCTACTGCAGCACCGTGGACAGAAGCACCCAGCCTGTGTCTTTCGGTGTTACGCCTTGCATCACATCTATCCCCAGGGGATAGCTCTACTGACGGCCACGGGCGTCTGCTTCACGCCCTTGTCGCTCGTCGCGCTCAGCTACTGCGCAGAAGGTCGCGCAGCCGGTCGATGTGCTGCCGGGCTACCTCGGGCGGAACTACATTGCGCGGTGGCTCAGGCGGTGCATCTCGTGCAGGGGCAGGTGGCGGTGCTGACCCAGCTTGCCTGGCCCATGCGTTGAACTCGCCACGGATGGCACGTTGGATGATGCCGAACAGGTAGCCTGCCGGGTTGCGGATGGTGCTGCCACGACAGCGATCCGCCCATTCGTCCAGCACTGCCTGGCGTAGCGGGGCATCGACCTGCTGCAATGCCACCATGGCGCCGGCCTGCTGCTCTTCCTTCAAGTTGAGGAAGCGATCAGGCAGACGAACTCCCGGCATTGCGCGCACCTGCCCACGCTCACGCGCGGTAGTACGTACTTCATTAATACGACTACTACGTACAGTACGGTCCTGCTTCGGATTCCGAAGAGCGCCGTCTGACGCGGGTTTCGGCCCTGCTTCGGAATCCGAAGAGGGCTGATCAGAATTCCGAAGAAGGCTCGGCGCCCCTTCTTCGGAATCGTGAACCGTGTCCTCCTGTGGATAACTCTCCTGCGACCCGATGCCCTGGCTTGCGAGGCGTTCGGCAAGGACCTGCAGCCGCGAGGGCAGCATGCGGCCAGACAGCAACGGGTCTTCGGCGATCTCCTTGAGCGTGTGCAAGCCCACGACCTGAACGGCCCTCGCCGAATGGCCCAGGGTGTGGCTGACGAGCTGCAAGTAGTCCGGGTCGAGCTGCATCGCCTCGAACGGGGTCAGGGGCTCGTCGTGCAGGACGTAGAGGTTGCCGAGGATGCGTCCGCTCTTGGGGTCGCGCCTGCGGCGCACGAGACTCAACCAGCGCGTCAGGCGCAACAGCGTCAGCGCCCGTGCCACGGTCTCGTGGGAGGCTTGTCCGGCGCAGGGCGTTGACGCGAGCCACGGGCGAAGTTGCTCATACGTCGGAAACGCAGTGACGCCATCCTCGTTGAGCATCATCCGGAAGACTTGCCAGGCATTGCGTTCAAGTGGCGTCAGGCGTCGGTCGAGGAACAGCCGTCGCGGCACGCTCTCGTGCCGATTGCCACTGAACAGAAAACCGTCGCCAGTTGCGGGCACAGGAGACGTTGCGGATGCGGGAGCCGGCTCGGGCGCGGGCGGGCGAGGTTTCGGCGCAAGGTCGTTCAGTGCGCTGTCGAACAGATCAGCGAGGGCGACGGGGCCTTGGCGTGGTGCTCGTGGTGCAGCGTCGTCCACGGCCATGATTCAACCCAGTCCCTGATCGATCCAGTTCTTGATCGCAGCCCAGACCACCGACAGCGGCAGCTCCATGCCTTCGGCGAGGTCCATTGCCGCATCAAGAACCGAGGTCTCATCCTCCAGCTCGACGTTCCTGCTGCTGGTCACGGCCTTCCAGCGCCGCCACAGCTCGGTGTCCTGCTCCTCGTCCAGAACCGGATGGCGCCCCTTGCGTTTGGGCAGGCCGAGAACTTCGCGCCGAAGTGCGACTTCCTGATGTGTCAGCCCGTAGAAGCGGCTCACCATTTCGGTACTGGCACCCAGGCGCAGCATGCGATCGACGGTGGCGATCTCCTTCTCCACGTCCTGCGCCTGTTTGAGCAATCGCCGGAGCACTTCCCGGTTCACCGAGACAGAGCACCAGGAGACGTTGGCATTGGCCAGCACGCTGATCAGCGCCGGATGCTTGAGCGCATCCAGCTCTTCCTCGCCGAACCCCATCGCCTTGCAGCGACGCAGTTGCCCGTTGCGTAGGTCGTAGAGTGCCTGCGCGATGACGGCCTGGTTGAGTGGGTTCGGTGCGGACATGCAGGCCTCCCTCGCTCAGATCCCAGGACCGACAGCGCCGGCTTCCAGATCCAGCAGGCGCCGGGCCAGCCGCAGCAGACGAAACAGCTTGACCAGCGCGGTGTCGCTCAATCGCCGGGCCCCGCCGTCACGACGTTGACCCTGGCCGTGCAACAGCGCTGGCAGGTCTGTGATGAGTTGCCCGCTGTCCAAGCCGACGCCGGCTGGCTGCTGACCGGCCAGGGAAACCAGTAGTGCGAGCACGGCGCGTGCGAGCGGCGACGAAGCCTGGGCTGGGGCACGACACGTGAACCCGATGCCATCAGAACGATCCTCGACACACGCGTCCAGGTCGGCCTCGCCCGCGATCTCGCGCGCGAACTGCGCGATGTGGATGCGCAGGCGGTCGGGTGTGTCGAGGCCAGGGTCGATATACCAGATGTCCGAGATGGGATAGAGGCCACCGGCCTGCACGGGAATCGACTGCAAGACGTTGGCCGAGAAGTCGGGCGGCAGCGCATCGCCCAACTGGTCGGCGACCATGCGCTGGATGGACTGGAGCCGCTCCGTCGTGGGTGCCGGAGAGATGATGTGCTCGTCAAGCAGACCGCCATTCGCTGCCGCAGGGCTGGCTGCGGATGCCTCGCTCGGGGCCCCATCGTCCCGGGGCCTTGTCGGCGCGTCGGCAGAGTGGCCCGCAGAAGGTGCAGTTGTAGTGGGGGGCGGTGCCGGTTCGATCGGCGGCCGTGCGATGGCCCCAGGCTCGGGCAATGCCGGCGGCGCCGATGGCGGGGTTGGGTCGCTGACCAGGGCGCGGTGGCGGCTCTCGGATTCGGTCAGGTCCAAGGCGAGCACGTCGTAGTCGATGCCCAGCAGCTCGGACATCTGACCGATCAACTCGTCCTGCACACGCGGCGGCGAGAACTCGTCGGGCTGGACATCAAATTGCGACAGCGCCTCCAGAAAGAAGCTGTCGAAGTCCAGCGGCAGGGAGCGGCCTTTGGCATAGTGCTCCCACGTGCGTTCGCTGGCTTTGCGCATGACCGACAGCCGCTCGACCTGGTGGCGGCCGAGGCCCCCGTATAGGACGGTCGGGATCGCGGGCAGCAGGTAGCGCACCGCGTCAGCCATGCGGCTGATGTGCGACTGCTGGACTGGGAAGCCGTCGGCGGCCAGGCGGCGGGCCAGCTCGGACTGGCTCAGGGTGGTGCCGCTTTCAGCTTCATAGAACTCGCGGGCTTTCTCGACGCCCAGGGCGCGCTCGATGAACGTGAGGCCGCCGCGTAGTTCGTTCTCGGCGAGGTGCCCGGTCAGGGCGACGATCTCTCCGCGCGCAGGCCACGGCCGGAACAGGCACGATATGCGGAAGAAGCGTTCGTCCTTGGTCTCCGCCCAGAGTTCACGCAGGATCGCCAGCCTGGTGTTGCCGCCGTTGCGGATGATGTAGTGCGCCTCGCCAGGACGGCGTGTGATCGCTGGCGCCGCGTCCAGGCCGCGCTCTCGGATGGAGGCCTTGATTTCATCGTAGGCCGAGTTGCGCTTTTTGCGGGGGTCGTGGTCGTAGGGCCGCAACTGGTCCAGCGTCACGACCATCGGCGTGTCGGCGATCGGGTCGCTC
The Sphaerotilus microaerophilus DNA segment above includes these coding regions:
- a CDS encoding DNA topoisomerase III gives rise to the protein MRLFLCEKPSQGKDIGRILGATQRGEGCLNGSGVTVTWCIGHLVEAAAPEAYDEQLKRWSIEQLPIIPQHWRVEVKPKTATQFKVVKALLAKATQLVIATDADREGELIAREIIDLCGYRGPIERLWLSALNDASIRAALGKLRSSAETLPMYHSALARSRADWLVGMNLSRLFTVLGRQAGYDGVLSVGRVQTPTLKLVVDRDREIAAFVSVPYWAIVVSLSAGVQAFNAQWVPPDACTDDAGHCLQQPVAQQAMQQIRAAGSAQVVSVETERVREGPPLPFDLGTLQEVCSKQLGLDVQETLEIAQALYETHKATTYPRSDSGYLPESMFAEVPTVLDSLLKTDPSLHPIMGQLDRSQRSRAWNDGKVTAHHGIIPTLEPANLSAMSDKELAVYRLIRSHYLAQFLPHHEFDRTVAKLSCGGQNLAATGKQVVIPGWRQVLTEPQTDDADGESDTAARAQVLPALREGLACQVADLDLKALKTLPPKPYTQGELVKSMKGVAKLVSDPRLKQKLKDTVGIGTEATRANIIGGLIARGYLVKKGRAIRASDAAFTLIDAVPAAIADPGTTAIWEQALDMIEAGQLTLDVFIGKQAAWISQLIAQYGSASLSIKVPQGPACPQCGAPTRQRSGKSGPFWSCSRYPDCKGTLPVESGSSKRGASRPRRSGRKGS
- a CDS encoding single-stranded DNA-binding protein, translated to MSTQFIGEGNIGSPPEYREFPNGNDDPRRLLRLNVYFDNPVPTKGGEFEDRGGFWAPVELWHHDADRWQQLYQKGMRVLVVGRMERDPWTDNEDQPRETWQVNARSVGILPYRIESVTLSPKPQEAEPKPQATQEPAAPKETKRRK
- a CDS encoding DUF3158 family protein; translated protein: MSDPNREPRYFRGLEQPAFMRLEHAASLKGLLKPFKGKGDFETWASQCFAMRDELIALAQRQVLPQACGHPFHLLPVELAQQTTGAGTAFLRWRKHDRSAMGVALWRQLIASPSTPVNLLHDLHTIELQRITLNMQISLLHTLGRQAQECASKAAQADNTYLRRLASVPVAVRDR
- a CDS encoding PFL_4669 family integrating conjugative element protein encodes the protein MATNEPLQLNLGSLRSAMSLTLHTHHASRIWHGRAATEGRPGIVGLNGYIAVMNKMKRGSEQDDPYSDWWMLRIEEKLDQAKTTLQSLREQVDQALAGVPAALSLGENLNVQPVKLPLFVNAQLGFAAVYLLADYDDIARKLILAHHTALIDRSTLERWLNEGAHTLRSLFSLAQQYRYSGCTRDDFAAKNAAARAALEKFGDLPQDVLEGTRRSKFAPPVVRRGLQQRSDSASAAAPPSDEGTAADPAEASTGEDEQA
- a CDS encoding STY4528 family pathogenicity island replication protein, which codes for MAVDDAAPRAPRQGPVALADLFDSALNDLAPKPRPPAPEPAPASATSPVPATGDGFLFSGNRHESVPRRLFLDRRLTPLERNAWQVFRMMLNEDGVTAFPTYEQLRPWLASTPCAGQASHETVARALTLLRLTRWLSLVRRRRDPKSGRILGNLYVLHDEPLTPFEAMQLDPDYLQLVSHTLGHSARAVQVVGLHTLKEIAEDPLLSGRMLPSRLQVLAERLASQGIGSQESYPQEDTVHDSEEGAPSLLRNSDQPSSDSEAGPKPASDGALRNPKQDRTVRSSRINEVRTTARERGQVRAMPGVRLPDRFLNLKEEQQAGAMVALQQVDAPLRQAVLDEWADRCRGSTIRNPAGYLFGIIQRAIRGEFNAWARQAGSAPPPAPARDAPPEPPRNVVPPEVARQHIDRLRDLLRSS
- a CDS encoding DUF2857 domain-containing protein — translated: MSAPNPLNQAVIAQALYDLRNGQLRRCKAMGFGEEELDALKHPALISVLANANVSWCSVSVNREVLRRLLKQAQDVEKEIATVDRMLRLGASTEMVSRFYGLTHQEVALRREVLGLPKRKGRHPVLDEEQDTELWRRWKAVTSSRNVELEDETSVLDAAMDLAEGMELPLSVVWAAIKNWIDQGLG
- a CDS encoding ParB family protein, with protein sequence MAEMTSQDMAGKLLAAGFERSGPSATALSDPIADTPMVVTLDQLRPYDHDPRKKRNSAYDEIKASIRERGLDAAPAITRRPGEAHYIIRNGGNTRLAILRELWAETKDERFFRISCLFRPWPARGEIVALTGHLAENELRGGLTFIERALGVEKAREFYEAESGTTLSQSELARRLAADGFPVQQSHISRMADAVRYLLPAIPTVLYGGLGRHQVERLSVMRKASERTWEHYAKGRSLPLDFDSFFLEALSQFDVQPDEFSPPRVQDELIGQMSELLGIDYDVLALDLTESESRHRALVSDPTPPSAPPALPEPGAIARPPIEPAPPPTTTAPSAGHSADAPTRPRDDGAPSEASAASPAAANGGLLDEHIISPAPTTERLQSIQRMVADQLGDALPPDFSANVLQSIPVQAGGLYPISDIWYIDPGLDTPDRLRIHIAQFAREIAGEADLDACVEDRSDGIGFTCRAPAQASSPLARAVLALLVSLAGQQPAGVGLDSGQLITDLPALLHGQGQRRDGGARRLSDTALVKLFRLLRLARRLLDLEAGAVGPGI